In one Pseudomonadota bacterium genomic region, the following are encoded:
- a CDS encoding transglutaminase family protein — MRYRVVHHTEYRYVQPVALCHNETHLRPRAVAHQRCLSHALVIDPEPDLVSEREDFFGNPTASFSMQRGHSHLSVTATSEVEVGSPKRPGQVPDAPWEEAAEVLRHDLDPERLEARQFILDSPLCEAAADITRYAAVSLRPGGLLLESVAELSARIHRDFAYVPGFTSVTTPLSVVLEHRRGVCQDFAHLAIACLRAHGLAARYVSGYLETLPPPGQDKLIGADASHAWFAVYHPGLGWFDFDPTNNHCPDNRHITVAWGRDYGDVTPLKGVVYGGGQQQATVSVEVINLAEG, encoded by the coding sequence GTGCGCTACCGCGTGGTACATCACACGGAGTACCGGTACGTGCAGCCGGTCGCCCTCTGTCACAACGAGACGCACCTGAGACCCCGGGCGGTGGCGCACCAGCGTTGTCTCTCGCACGCGCTCGTGATTGACCCCGAGCCCGATCTGGTCTCGGAGCGGGAGGACTTCTTCGGCAATCCGACCGCCTCCTTCTCCATGCAGCGCGGTCACAGCCATCTCTCGGTCACGGCCACGAGCGAGGTCGAGGTGGGATCGCCAAAGCGGCCCGGACAGGTGCCGGATGCCCCCTGGGAAGAGGCCGCCGAGGTCCTGCGCCACGACCTCGACCCCGAGCGCCTCGAGGCCCGCCAGTTCATCCTGGACTCGCCGCTCTGCGAGGCCGCGGCCGACATCACCCGGTACGCGGCGGTATCGCTGCGCCCCGGCGGCCTGCTCCTCGAGTCCGTGGCCGAGCTCAGCGCGCGCATCCACCGCGATTTCGCCTATGTGCCGGGATTCACCAGCGTCACCACCCCGCTGTCGGTGGTCCTGGAGCACCGCCGCGGGGTGTGCCAGGACTTCGCCCACCTGGCCATCGCCTGCCTGCGCGCCCATGGCCTGGCCGCGCGCTACGTCAGCGGCTATCTCGAGACCCTGCCCCCGCCCGGCCAGGACAAGCTCATCGGCGCCGATGCCTCGCATGCCTGGTTCGCCGTGTATCACCCCGGTCTCGGCTGGTTCGACTTCGACCCCACCAACAACCACTGCCCCGATAATCGCCACATCACCGTCGCCTGGGGGCGGGATTACGGCGACGTGACCCCCTTGAAGGGCGTGGTCTACGGCGGCGGCCAACAACAGGCCACCGTGTCCGTCGAGGTGATCAACCTGGCCGAGGGGTGA
- a CDS encoding arsenate reductase ArsC, with product MSVPVKRVLFVCVENANRSQMAEAFARIHGGAGVEAYSAGSQPSGIINPQTIEAMRELGYDLSRHASKSLAEIPDVEYDFVATIGCGDACPMIHAKRWKDWNIPDLQQPSQDEFRKVRDLVESKVKAALAELGAI from the coding sequence ATGAGCGTTCCGGTCAAGCGCGTGCTGTTCGTCTGCGTCGAAAATGCAAACCGAAGCCAGATGGCCGAGGCATTCGCTCGGATTCACGGCGGAGCGGGCGTGGAGGCCTATAGTGCGGGCTCCCAACCGTCCGGAATCATTAACCCGCAGACCATCGAGGCGATGCGGGAGTTGGGGTACGACCTGAGTCGTCATGCGTCGAAGTCGCTCGCCGAGATCCCGGACGTGGAGTATGACTTCGTGGCGACGATTGGTTGCGGCGATGCTTGCCCGATGATCCATGCCAAGCGGTGGAAGGACTGGAACATCCCGGACCTCCAGCAACCCTCCCAGGACGAGTTTCGGAAGGTGCGCGACTTGGTCGAGAGCAAAGTTAAAGCCGCCCTTGCTGAGCTCGGGGCCATCTAA